From one Amycolatopsis sp. FDAARGOS 1241 genomic stretch:
- a CDS encoding ABC transporter ATP-binding protein has product MTAPGNGTGPEVPAEGGLVAEVAQMSAEELAEHEAEVAEVVAPDRDIAVSVGQTLLKVDDVTVRFGGLVALDSVSFDIRRGEILGLIGPNGAGKTTCFNAMTGVYRPTSGRVLLEDKPLGKASRHAITQLGIARTFQNIRLFSEMTALENVVVGTDARHKTSLVGALLRTPRHHREEKQAIEKGMALLEFVGIADRAADRAKNLPYGYQRRLEIARALATEPKLLCLDEPAAGFNPAEKEELMGLIRTIRDDGFTVLLIEHDMKLVMGVTDRIVVLEFGKKIAEGVPAEIRQNPAVIAAYLGVPDDDVA; this is encoded by the coding sequence ATGACCGCCCCTGGCAACGGCACCGGACCGGAGGTCCCGGCCGAGGGCGGCCTCGTGGCCGAGGTCGCCCAGATGAGCGCGGAGGAGCTCGCCGAGCACGAGGCGGAGGTCGCCGAGGTCGTCGCACCGGACCGTGACATCGCGGTTTCGGTCGGCCAGACGCTGCTGAAAGTGGACGACGTCACCGTGCGCTTCGGTGGCCTCGTCGCGCTCGACTCGGTGTCGTTCGACATCCGCCGCGGCGAGATCCTGGGCCTGATCGGCCCGAACGGCGCCGGCAAGACGACGTGCTTCAACGCGATGACCGGCGTCTACCGGCCCACGTCGGGCCGGGTGCTGCTCGAGGACAAGCCACTGGGCAAGGCCTCGCGCCACGCCATCACGCAGCTCGGCATCGCGCGCACGTTCCAGAACATCCGGCTCTTCTCGGAGATGACGGCGCTGGAGAACGTGGTGGTCGGCACCGACGCCCGCCACAAGACCAGCCTGGTCGGCGCCCTGCTCCGCACTCCGCGCCACCACCGCGAGGAGAAGCAGGCGATCGAGAAGGGCATGGCGCTGCTGGAGTTCGTCGGCATCGCCGACCGGGCGGCCGACCGCGCGAAGAACCTGCCCTACGGCTACCAGCGGCGCCTGGAGATCGCACGGGCGCTCGCAACCGAGCCGAAGCTGCTGTGCCTCGACGAGCCGGCCGCCGGGTTCAACCCGGCGGAGAAGGAAGAGCTCATGGGGCTGATCCGGACTATCCGCGACGACGGCTTCACCGTCCTGCTGATCGAACACGACATGAAGCTGGTCATGGGCGTGACCGACCGGATCGTGGTGCTGGAGTTCGGCAAGAAGATCGCCGAGGGTGTGCCTGCCGAGATCCGGCAGAACCCCGCGGTGATCGCCGCCTACCTGGGGGTGCCCGACGATGACGTTGCTTGA
- a CDS encoding ABC transporter ATP-binding protein — translation MTLLELDNVSVHYGRIQAVSGLSITVNQGEVVTLIGANGAGKSTTMRAISGIRPISGGTIRFDGEDISRLRGDLRVVRGISQSPEGRGIFPGMTVLENLDMGAYARKDRKNLRPDFERVFELFPRLAERKSQVGGTMSGGEQQMLAIGRALMAKPRLLLLDEPSMGLAPQFIQQIFRIITEINRQGTTVLLVEQNAQQALSRAHRAYVLETGQITKSGTGKELLADTSIKEAYLGVG, via the coding sequence ATGACGTTGCTTGAGCTCGACAACGTGTCCGTCCACTACGGACGGATCCAGGCCGTGTCGGGGCTGTCCATCACGGTCAACCAGGGTGAAGTCGTCACGTTGATCGGGGCCAACGGCGCGGGCAAGTCCACCACGATGCGGGCCATCTCCGGGATCCGGCCGATCTCGGGCGGCACGATCCGCTTCGACGGCGAGGACATCTCGCGCCTGCGCGGTGACCTGCGGGTGGTCCGCGGGATCTCCCAGTCGCCCGAGGGCCGGGGGATCTTCCCAGGCATGACGGTGCTGGAGAACCTGGACATGGGCGCGTACGCCCGCAAGGACCGGAAGAACCTGCGGCCGGACTTCGAACGCGTCTTCGAGCTCTTCCCGCGGCTCGCGGAACGCAAGAGCCAGGTCGGTGGCACGATGTCCGGTGGTGAGCAGCAGATGCTGGCGATCGGCCGCGCGCTGATGGCGAAGCCGCGGCTGCTGCTGCTCGACGAGCCGTCGATGGGCCTCGCGCCGCAGTTCATCCAGCAGATCTTCCGGATCATCACGGAGATCAACCGGCAGGGCACGACCGTGCTGCTGGTGGAACAGAACGCGCAGCAGGCGCTGTCGCGGGCCCACCGGGCGTACGTGCTCGAGACCGGGCAGATCACCAAGTCGGGCACCGGCAAGGAGCTACTGGCCGACACCAGCATCAAGGAGGCCTACCTCGGCGTGGGGTAG
- a CDS encoding PaaI family thioesterase: MTEQAGEIELGTFVGVDPAAADQQLNDKIGLKIIEATPERVVGTIPVEGNLQPYGLLHGGANATIAEALGSMVAGLNAGPDRASMGLELSCTHHRAVRSGTVTAVATPLHVGRGTITAEIVLTDDEGRRTCTARLTCVVRDRPPV, encoded by the coding sequence GTGACCGAGCAGGCCGGCGAAATCGAGCTGGGCACTTTCGTGGGGGTCGACCCAGCGGCTGCCGACCAGCAGCTCAACGACAAGATCGGGCTGAAGATCATCGAGGCCACGCCCGAGCGCGTCGTCGGCACCATCCCCGTCGAGGGCAACCTCCAGCCCTACGGCCTGCTGCACGGCGGCGCCAACGCGACGATCGCCGAAGCACTCGGCTCGATGGTCGCCGGGCTCAACGCGGGGCCGGACCGCGCCTCGATGGGCCTCGAGCTCTCGTGCACGCACCACCGCGCCGTGCGCTCGGGCACCGTCACCGCGGTCGCCACGCCGCTGCACGTCGGGCGCGGCACCATCACCGCGGAGATCGTGCTGACCGACGACGAGGGCCGGCGCACCTGCACCGCCCGCCTGACGTGCGTCGTGCGGGACCGGCCGCCGGTGTAG
- the polA gene encoding DNA polymerase I → MSPSENRTVANTTTATTTAERPKLLLIDGHSMAYRAFFALPAENFKTKTGQVTNAVFGFTSMLINLLRDEEPTHLAVAFDLSRKTFRSETYADYKANRSTTPDEFRGQVDLVKEVLDVLGIPSLTKENFEADDIIATLTTQAESFDVLICTGDRDALQLVNDHVTVLYPKRGVSDLVRFTPDAVEEKYGLTPSQYPDFAALRGDPSDNLPGIPGVGEKTAAKWIRQFGTLADLIDRVDEVKGKVGDALREHLTSVALNRQLTELVRDVPLDTVPDQLELRPWNREAVHHLFDELEFRVLRDRLFATLSSAEPEADEGFEVSGGAVEPGRLGEWLAAHAGEGAPVALAFRATGASIRSDLRALAFAAPDGEGAYVDVTAMDEADDAALAAWLADEKVRKIGHDLKVALHAVRARGWTLAGLVMDTALAAYLARPGQRTFELDDLALRYLHRELRSETGEGDGQLSLLDGGADGLEQQEMQQELVKARAIFELADALGEELGQLGGARLLTELELPLLEVITELEAAGIAVDVEQLTELEAHYLSRVTQAAEEAYKVIGKQINLGSPKQLQVVLFEELGMPKTKRTKTGYTTDAEALQSLFEKTEHPFLQHMLEHRDATRLRTTVEGLIKSIADDGRIHTTLQQTIAATGRLSSVDPNLQNIPVRTEEGRRIRDAFVVGEGYAELMTADYSQIEMRIMAHLSQDDGLIEAFNSGEDLHTFVASRAFSVPGEEITPEQRYRVKAMSYGLAYGLSAYGLSQQLRISTEDAKAQMEAYFNRFGGVRDYLQSVVGEAGKTGYTETIFGRRRYLPDLNSDNRQRREMAERMALNAPIQGSAADIIKVAMLNVHRALVEAKLRSRVLLQVHDELVLEVAEGERAEVEKLVREGMGSAYDLAVPLEVSVGYGRSWNEAAH, encoded by the coding sequence GTGAGCCCGAGTGAGAACCGAACCGTAGCGAACACCACAACCGCCACCACCACGGCCGAGCGGCCGAAACTGCTGCTCATCGACGGCCATTCGATGGCCTACCGCGCCTTCTTCGCCCTGCCCGCGGAGAACTTCAAGACCAAGACCGGGCAGGTCACCAACGCGGTGTTCGGCTTCACCTCGATGCTCATCAACCTGCTGCGCGACGAGGAGCCGACCCACCTCGCGGTTGCCTTCGACCTTTCGCGCAAGACCTTCCGGTCGGAGACCTACGCCGACTACAAGGCCAACCGCAGCACCACGCCCGACGAGTTCCGCGGCCAGGTCGACCTGGTCAAGGAGGTGCTCGACGTGCTGGGCATCCCGTCGCTCACGAAGGAGAACTTCGAGGCCGACGACATCATCGCCACCCTCACCACCCAGGCGGAGAGCTTCGACGTGCTCATCTGCACCGGCGACCGCGACGCGCTGCAGCTGGTCAACGACCACGTCACGGTGCTTTACCCGAAGCGCGGCGTGTCCGACCTGGTGCGGTTCACCCCGGATGCCGTCGAGGAGAAGTACGGGCTCACACCGAGCCAGTACCCCGACTTCGCGGCGCTGCGCGGCGACCCGTCGGACAACCTGCCGGGCATCCCCGGGGTGGGGGAGAAGACGGCCGCGAAGTGGATCCGGCAGTTCGGCACGCTGGCCGACCTCATCGACCGCGTCGACGAGGTCAAGGGGAAAGTCGGCGACGCGCTGCGCGAGCACCTCACCTCGGTCGCTCTCAACCGGCAGCTCACCGAACTGGTGCGCGACGTGCCGCTGGACACGGTCCCCGACCAGCTCGAGCTGCGGCCGTGGAACCGCGAGGCCGTGCACCACCTGTTCGACGAGCTGGAGTTCCGGGTGCTGCGCGACCGGCTCTTCGCCACGCTGAGCAGCGCCGAGCCGGAGGCCGACGAGGGCTTCGAGGTCTCGGGCGGCGCGGTCGAGCCGGGCAGGCTGGGCGAGTGGCTCGCCGCGCACGCCGGCGAGGGCGCGCCGGTGGCGCTGGCGTTCCGAGCCACCGGCGCGTCGATCCGCTCGGACCTGCGGGCGCTGGCGTTCGCGGCGCCCGACGGCGAAGGCGCCTACGTCGACGTCACGGCGATGGACGAGGCCGACGACGCGGCGCTGGCCGCGTGGCTCGCCGACGAGAAGGTCCGCAAGATCGGCCATGACCTGAAGGTCGCGCTGCACGCGGTGCGGGCCCGCGGCTGGACGCTCGCGGGCCTGGTGATGGACACCGCGCTCGCGGCCTACCTCGCGCGCCCGGGCCAGCGGACGTTCGAGCTCGACGACCTCGCGCTGCGCTACCTGCACCGCGAGCTGCGCTCGGAGACCGGCGAGGGCGACGGTCAGCTGTCGCTGCTCGACGGCGGCGCCGACGGGCTCGAGCAGCAGGAGATGCAGCAGGAGCTGGTCAAGGCGCGCGCGATCTTCGAACTCGCCGACGCGCTGGGCGAGGAGCTCGGGCAGCTGGGCGGGGCCCGCCTGCTCACCGAGCTGGAGCTGCCACTGCTCGAGGTCATCACGGAGCTGGAGGCGGCGGGCATCGCTGTCGACGTCGAGCAGCTGACCGAGCTGGAGGCCCACTACCTCAGCCGGGTCACGCAGGCGGCCGAAGAGGCGTACAAGGTGATCGGCAAGCAGATCAACCTGGGTTCGCCGAAGCAGCTGCAGGTCGTGCTGTTCGAAGAGCTGGGCATGCCGAAGACCAAGCGCACCAAGACCGGCTACACCACGGACGCCGAGGCGCTGCAGAGCCTGTTCGAGAAGACCGAGCACCCGTTCCTGCAGCACATGCTGGAACACCGCGACGCCACCCGGCTGCGGACCACCGTCGAAGGCCTCATCAAGTCGATCGCCGACGACGGGCGCATCCACACCACGCTCCAGCAGACGATCGCGGCCACGGGGCGCCTGTCGTCGGTCGACCCGAACCTGCAGAACATCCCGGTGCGCACGGAAGAAGGCCGGCGCATCCGCGACGCGTTCGTCGTCGGCGAGGGTTACGCCGAGCTGATGACCGCGGACTACAGCCAGATCGAGATGCGGATCATGGCGCACCTGTCGCAGGACGACGGCTTGATCGAGGCGTTCAACAGCGGTGAGGATCTGCACACGTTCGTCGCGTCGCGCGCGTTTTCCGTGCCGGGCGAGGAGATCACCCCCGAACAGCGCTACCGCGTGAAGGCGATGTCGTACGGCCTGGCCTACGGGCTGTCGGCCTACGGGCTGTCGCAGCAGCTGCGCATCTCGACCGAAGACGCGAAGGCGCAGATGGAGGCGTACTTCAACCGCTTCGGCGGGGTACGCGACTACCTCCAGTCGGTCGTGGGCGAAGCCGGGAAGACCGGCTACACCGAAACGATCTTCGGCCGCCGCCGTTACCTGCCGGACCTCAACAGCGACAACCGGCAGCGCCGCGAGATGGCGGAGCGCATGGCGCTCAACGCGCCCATCCAGGGCAGTGCGGCCGACATCATCAAGGTCGCGATGCTCAACGTGCACCGCGCGCTGGTGGAGGCGAAGCTGCGCAGCCGGGTGCTGCTGCAGGTGCACGACGAACTCGTGCTCGAGGTCGCCGAGGGTGAGCGCGCGGAGGTCGAGAAGCTCGTGCGCGAAGGCATGGGTTCGGCCTACGACCTCGCGGTGCCGCTGGAGGTTTCGGTGGGGTACGGCCGTTCGTGGAACGAAGCCGCGCACTGA
- a CDS encoding EF-hand domain-containing protein — MASELQRRKITTVFGAMDDDGDGFLTESDFQALTDRWTKARGLAPDSPAATRLTEIMMGWWTTLLAASDIDRDDKVTVDEVLLVVDQLGDMPDAMRGTASAMFEAIDENGDGRISREEYRRLIETWNGSATDTDTVFPVLDLDGDCYVSAGEFTEHWIEFWAGDDAAAPGTWVFGRFELPPAAR, encoded by the coding sequence ATGGCGAGCGAACTGCAGAGACGCAAGATCACCACCGTGTTCGGCGCGATGGACGACGACGGCGACGGATTCCTCACCGAGTCCGACTTCCAGGCCCTCACCGATCGCTGGACGAAAGCCCGCGGCCTGGCCCCGGATTCGCCGGCGGCGACGCGGCTGACCGAGATCATGATGGGCTGGTGGACGACGCTGCTCGCCGCGTCCGACATCGACCGCGACGACAAGGTGACCGTCGACGAGGTCCTGCTCGTGGTGGACCAGCTGGGGGACATGCCCGACGCGATGCGCGGGACGGCGTCGGCGATGTTCGAGGCCATCGACGAGAACGGCGACGGGCGCATCTCCCGCGAGGAGTACCGCCGGCTGATCGAGACGTGGAACGGCTCGGCGACCGACACCGACACGGTGTTCCCGGTGCTGGACCTCGACGGCGACTGTTACGTGTCGGCCGGCGAGTTCACCGAGCACTGGATCGAGTTTTGGGCGGGAGACGACGCGGCCGCGCCGGGCACGTGGGTGTTCGGGCGGTTCGAACTTCCGCCGGCAGCCCGCTGA
- a CDS encoding DUF72 domain-containing protein, protein MWTHGPWQGRYLPHPLAPHERLRAYATWCNAVEGNTTFYATPSRATVETWAEQTPADFRFVLKLPKTITHERGLGDADLPLKAFLTAVEPLAERLHTVWIQLPPSFSPEHLGTLAGFLQRLPREHRYAIEVRHRAFFEDARAAQWLERVLGRAGAEWITFDTTVLFAKPPGSEAEQEAWVKKPRMPRRLRALTGHPVVRYLGRDDAGQTAAGWGPWADAVAGWLREGRSPTVFIHTPDNADALALARRFHDEVRTRVPEVEVLAEPMPVGPPTLF, encoded by the coding sequence ATGTGGACGCACGGGCCCTGGCAGGGGCGGTACCTGCCGCATCCCTTGGCGCCACACGAACGACTGCGGGCGTACGCCACGTGGTGCAACGCGGTCGAGGGCAACACGACGTTCTACGCGACGCCCTCCCGAGCCACGGTCGAGACCTGGGCCGAGCAGACGCCGGCGGACTTCCGCTTCGTGCTCAAGCTGCCGAAGACCATCACGCACGAACGGGGTCTCGGCGACGCCGACCTGCCGCTCAAGGCCTTCCTGACGGCGGTGGAGCCATTGGCCGAGCGCCTCCACACCGTCTGGATCCAGCTGCCGCCGTCGTTCTCGCCCGAGCACCTCGGCACGCTCGCGGGGTTCCTGCAGCGGTTGCCACGCGAGCACCGGTACGCGATCGAGGTGCGGCATCGCGCGTTCTTCGAGGACGCGCGGGCGGCCCAGTGGCTGGAGCGCGTCCTCGGCAGGGCCGGTGCCGAGTGGATCACCTTCGACACGACGGTGTTGTTCGCGAAGCCGCCGGGCAGCGAGGCCGAGCAGGAGGCGTGGGTGAAGAAGCCGCGGATGCCGCGCCGGCTGCGCGCGCTGACCGGTCACCCCGTGGTCCGTTATCTCGGGCGCGACGACGCCGGGCAGACGGCCGCGGGCTGGGGTCCGTGGGCCGACGCGGTGGCCGGGTGGCTGCGCGAGGGCCGGTCGCCGACGGTGTTCATCCACACGCCGGACAACGCCGACGCGCTCGCGCTCGCGCGGCGCTTCCACGACGAGGTGCGAACCCGGGTGCCGGAGGTCGAGGTGCTCGCCGAGCCGATGCCGGTGGGACCGCCGACGTTGTTCTGA
- a CDS encoding TetR/AcrR family transcriptional regulator, with product MRESTKRKLFDATLRLSASRGLVGLTVDEIATEAGVAKGTVYYNFGSKDGLVDSLLRFGVDLLARRLRAAVTDDDPLTVIEAQVDTTLEFIAEYPGFSQIVVSELWRTPGQWHDTLALLREEIISLVKGQLQRLARAGRLPDGVAIETAAAGLFGTMLVVALDWQVFQPARTRAEVRESVMVLIRGLGRG from the coding sequence GTGAGGGAGTCGACCAAGCGGAAGCTTTTCGACGCGACCCTGCGGCTTTCGGCCAGCAGGGGCCTCGTGGGGCTGACGGTGGACGAGATCGCGACCGAGGCGGGCGTCGCCAAAGGCACGGTGTACTACAACTTCGGGTCCAAAGACGGGCTGGTCGACAGCCTGTTGCGCTTCGGCGTCGACTTGCTCGCCAGGCGCCTGCGCGCGGCCGTGACCGACGACGACCCGCTCACCGTGATCGAGGCACAGGTCGACACGACGCTCGAGTTCATCGCCGAGTACCCGGGGTTCTCGCAGATCGTGGTGAGCGAGCTGTGGCGCACACCGGGCCAGTGGCACGACACGCTGGCGCTGCTGCGCGAAGAGATCATCTCGCTCGTGAAGGGCCAGTTGCAGCGGCTCGCCCGCGCGGGCCGCCTGCCCGACGGCGTCGCCATCGAGACCGCCGCGGCGGGCCTGTTCGGCACGATGCTGGTCGTCGCGCTCGACTGGCAGGTCTTCCAGCCAGCGCGCACCCGCGCCGAAGTGCGCGAGTCCGTGATGGTGCTGATCCGGGGCCTCGGCCGCGGCTGA